A window of the bacterium genome harbors these coding sequences:
- the nuoE gene encoding NADH-quinone oxidoreductase subunit NuoE: MHNQIFENYQENDRSSLIPLLQDIQSIYGYLPENALRDISDFVQVPLSRVYGVATFYNQFRLIPLGENVIRVCRGTACHVKNSANILYALETELGIKAGQTTRDKKFTLEVVNCIGACSIAPVILVNEDYHGRISVKDIPKILKKYQTAKKIEKAEEVV; encoded by the coding sequence ATGCACAACCAGATCTTTGAAAATTACCAGGAAAATGATAGAAGCAGTTTAATCCCTCTTCTTCAGGATATCCAATCAATATATGGTTACCTTCCGGAAAATGCTTTAAGAGATATTTCAGATTTTGTTCAAGTGCCGTTGAGCAGAGTATACGGAGTAGCAACTTTTTATAATCAATTCAGGTTAATACCTCTTGGGGAAAATGTAATTCGCGTTTGCAGAGGAACTGCCTGTCACGTTAAAAATTCTGCAAACATACTTTATGCGTTAGAGACAGAATTGGGAATAAAAGCTGGCCAAACTACACGTGATAAAAAATTTACTCTTGAAGTAGTAAACTGTATTGGCGCTTGTTCAATTGCCCCGGTAATATTGGTTAATGAAGATTATCACGGAAGAATTTCCGTAAAAGATATTCCTAAAATTCTTAAGAAATATCAGACAGCAAAAAAAATTGAGAAGGCAGAGGAGGTTGTATAA
- the hydF gene encoding [FeFe] hydrogenase H-cluster maturation GTPase HydF, producing the protein MINSEVPEKIHIAIVGRQNVGKSKLINRIVNQELCVVNEYPGTTTDPTSKEVELLPYGPVVIVDTAGIDSEEDFEKKIINKTIKAISIADFAIVVLDARSGLTKSETELITLLRKIEVPFLVAVNKVEFGINQNLLTELSALEVTHFEISCKENAGIEYFKKKLIHLLPSRDKNQYLKDVACKGDFIVFVVPDDYGLLNGRIIEEHIKIVKEILPGEIRNIIINESDLSYRLKQLKRQPDLIISDSISAERIAPLISENIKLTTYSFLLNKNRGMHHEFLNGIKEVSNLDNGDKVLISEACNSHLQRYDLGKNKISLLLNSRLNKKLQIEYSNGFGFPANISDYKLIIHCDGCQLPGKLLQSKIKQAKLLDIPITDYSTLISFINNTYNRTYIPFSKQLTPTSVQEFVKSSN; encoded by the coding sequence ATGATTAACTCTGAAGTTCCAGAAAAAATACATATAGCGATAGTCGGAAGACAAAACGTCGGAAAATCTAAATTGATTAACCGGATTGTCAATCAGGAACTCTGCGTCGTTAATGAATATCCCGGTACAACTACCGATCCAACAAGTAAAGAGGTTGAACTACTTCCATATGGTCCTGTTGTAATTGTTGATACAGCAGGAATCGATAGTGAAGAGGATTTTGAAAAGAAAATAATTAATAAAACAATAAAAGCAATTTCCATTGCAGATTTTGCAATAGTTGTCTTAGATGCAAGAAGCGGACTAACTAAAAGTGAAACTGAACTGATTACATTACTTAGAAAGATTGAAGTTCCGTTTTTAGTTGCAGTTAACAAAGTAGAGTTTGGAATCAATCAGAATCTTTTGACAGAATTGAGCGCTCTGGAAGTAACTCACTTCGAAATTTCCTGTAAGGAAAATGCAGGGATAGAATACTTTAAAAAGAAATTGATTCATCTGTTACCTAGCAGAGATAAAAATCAATACTTAAAAGATGTTGCCTGCAAAGGAGATTTTATTGTTTTCGTTGTTCCGGATGACTATGGATTGCTTAATGGAAGAATCATTGAAGAACACATAAAAATTGTCAAAGAAATCTTACCTGGAGAAATAAGAAATATTATAATAAATGAAAGCGATTTATCATACAGACTTAAACAGCTTAAAAGGCAACCGGATCTTATTATTTCAGACAGCATTAGTGCTGAACGAATAGCTCCTCTGATTAGCGAAAATATTAAGCTGACAACTTATTCGTTTCTGCTGAATAAAAATCGGGGAATGCATCACGAATTTCTAAATGGTATCAAAGAAGTTAGTAATCTGGACAATGGTGACAAAGTTCTTATCTCGGAGGCATGCAATAGCCACCTGCAGAGGTATGATCTTGGAAAAAATAAAATTTCGCTCTTACTTAATTCCCGTTTGAACAAAAAGCTGCAGATAGAATATTCAAATGGTTTCGGTTTCCCAGCAAACATATCAGACTATAAACTTATCATTCATTGTGATGGATGTCAGCTCCCAGGAAAATTATTACAATCAAAAATAAAGCAAGCAAAACTATTAGACATTCCTATAACAGATTACAGTACGCTGATTTCTTTTATCAATAATACTTACAATAGAACCTATATTCCCTTCAGTAAACAATTGACACCAACTAGTGTTCAAGAATTTGTCAAGAGCTCAAATTGA
- a CDS encoding septal ring lytic transglycosylase RlpA family protein produces MVGFTILKSDNNEKIERILIDEFVPATIKENTVNTSAVEFIDRGTMKASWYGPKFHGKLTANGEVYDQMAFTAAHKSLSFGTLLKVTNTKNGRSVVVRINDRGPYIEGRDLDLSKGAAIELGILRKGVARLNIQEVTLTEKGTQTALVN; encoded by the coding sequence ATGGTAGGCTTTACTATATTAAAAAGTGATAATAATGAAAAAATTGAGCGAATTTTAATAGATGAATTCGTTCCTGCAACTATTAAGGAAAACACCGTTAATACTTCAGCTGTCGAGTTTATAGATCGTGGAACTATGAAGGCATCTTGGTACGGACCTAAGTTTCACGGCAAGCTGACTGCAAATGGAGAAGTTTATGACCAAATGGCGTTTACAGCTGCTCATAAGAGCCTGAGTTTTGGAACGCTTTTAAAAGTTACCAATACGAAAAACGGCAGATCGGTTGTTGTACGGATAAATGACCGTGGCCCTTACATTGAAGGCCGAGATTTGGATCTTTCGAAAGGTGCAGCGATTGAACTTGGAATTCTGCGGAAAGGTGTTGCACGTTTGAATATTCAGGAGGTTACGTTAACAGAAAAAGGAACACAAACAGCACTAGTTAATTAA
- a CDS encoding class I SAM-dependent methyltransferase: MNKLNLGCGKDIKAGYINLDIVDYGGNMIHDVNYFPYPFEENYFDEIYASHVLEHLNNFHNTITELYRILKPNGILIVYAPFFLNTKYFGEPDHKIPFSIRTFDNYEDIENRKLKFYEKWKLNHRTNYQGKAQFEVLEKKFITSHFAALKWMDFIVNIEPVIYERFFAGIFSPEEVYFKLRAIK; encoded by the coding sequence ATGAACAAACTAAACCTCGGCTGTGGAAAAGATATAAAGGCTGGCTACATCAACCTGGATATTGTTGATTATGGTGGGAATATGATTCACGATGTCAATTACTTCCCATATCCATTTGAAGAGAATTACTTTGATGAGATTTATGCTTCACACGTTCTTGAACATTTAAATAATTTTCACAACACAATTACAGAACTTTATCGTATCCTCAAGCCAAATGGAATTTTGATCGTTTACGCTCCATTCTTTTTAAATACTAAATATTTTGGTGAACCCGATCATAAGATTCCGTTTTCAATAAGGACTTTTGATAATTATGAAGACATCGAAAATCGAAAATTAAAATTTTACGAAAAATGGAAATTAAATCATCGGACAAATTACCAGGGCAAAGCACAATTTGAAGTTCTTGAAAAAAAATTTATCACCTCGCATTTTGCAGCACTTAAGTGGATGGATTTTATTGTCAATATTGAGCCAGTGATTTATGAAAGGTTTTTCGCTGGAATTTTTTCACCTGAAGAAGTTTACTTTAAATTACGGGCAATAAAATAG
- a CDS encoding DUF423 domain-containing protein, translated as MNDKKFWIIISAVSGFTAVAIGAFGAHGLREKLSSEMLEVYKTGVLYQFIHTIVLLVLSLTNFIKSKLSSIFFLVGIILFSFSLYLYSTSGIRFFAMITPVGGVCFLIGWLWIIIEVIRKKD; from the coding sequence ATGAATGATAAAAAGTTTTGGATAATTATTTCCGCGGTATCAGGTTTTACGGCCGTAGCAATCGGTGCATTTGGCGCACACGGATTGAGAGAAAAACTTTCATCTGAAATGCTTGAAGTGTATAAGACCGGTGTATTGTATCAATTCATTCACACAATTGTGTTACTGGTTTTATCTTTAACGAATTTTATCAAAAGCAAACTATCCTCGATATTTTTTCTGGTAGGAATTATACTTTTTTCTTTTTCACTTTACCTTTACTCAACTTCGGGAATTAGATTTTTTGCAATGATTACACCAGTTGGTGGAGTATGTTTTCTAATAGGATGGCTCTGGATAATAATCGAAGTTATCAGAAAGAAGGACTGA
- the uvrB gene encoding excinuclease ABC subunit UvrB — protein MNNFKLVSHYKPAGDQPQAIEKLIEGLKQGDKFQTLLGVTGSGKTFTISNVIEQVNKPTLIISHNKTLAAQLYSEFKSFFPENAVEFFISYYDYYQPEAYVVKSDLYIEKDFSINEEIDRLRLKATTSLIEGRSDVIVVASVSCIYGIGAPEEYANQIIFVKKGEKLDRKKFLRELIDIHFVRNDAEFGRGTFRARGDVIEIIPAYQNEEAIRVELWDNDIERISIIDSLTGTIVREVESAPIYPAKYFVTDRDKMQKAIYNIELELAERLEVFRKEEKYLEAQRLEQRTKFDIEMMKEIGYCSGIENYSRHMDGRAPGSRPFNLFDYFPDDFLLVIDESHVTIPQIRGMYNGDRSRKSTLVEYGFRLPSALDNRPMKYEEFMEMLNQVIFVSATPGDYELEMSGGVIVEQIIRPTGLLDPEIEVRPIKGQIDDLIDEIRTRAHKKERTLVTTLTKKMAEDLADYLDKIKINVRYIHSDIDSLERVEILRDLRLGEFDVLVGVNLLREGLDLPEVSLVAIIDADKEGFLRSERSLMQVAGRTARNVNGKVIMYADVITQSMQKTISETNRRRKLQKKYNEQHNIIPATIYKSMEEILASTSLAEVRKKDEKEDYGFAKVAEPVLKYMNKEQKEDLIEQLREQMRNAAKDLEFEKAASLRDEILRLEKMVK, from the coding sequence ATGAATAATTTTAAGCTTGTATCTCACTACAAACCTGCCGGAGACCAGCCTCAAGCAATTGAAAAACTTATTGAAGGATTAAAGCAGGGAGATAAATTCCAAACACTTCTTGGAGTAACAGGAAGCGGTAAAACTTTTACTATCTCAAATGTTATCGAGCAAGTAAATAAACCAACACTAATTATCTCCCACAATAAAACTCTTGCGGCTCAGCTTTATTCTGAATTCAAATCTTTCTTTCCTGAAAATGCAGTTGAGTTTTTTATCAGCTACTATGATTACTATCAGCCGGAAGCTTATGTTGTTAAAAGCGACCTCTACATTGAAAAAGATTTTTCAATCAACGAAGAGATAGATCGATTAAGATTGAAAGCTACGACTTCACTTATTGAAGGAAGAAGTGATGTAATTGTAGTTGCAAGTGTAAGCTGCATTTATGGAATCGGTGCACCGGAAGAATATGCAAATCAGATAATATTTGTAAAAAAGGGTGAAAAGTTAGATCGAAAAAAATTTCTGCGAGAATTAATTGATATTCACTTTGTAAGAAATGATGCTGAGTTCGGTAGAGGAACTTTTCGTGCTCGTGGAGATGTGATTGAAATAATTCCTGCTTACCAGAATGAAGAAGCCATTCGTGTTGAACTTTGGGATAATGATATTGAAAGAATTTCTATAATCGATTCATTAACCGGAACTATAGTACGTGAAGTTGAATCTGCACCTATCTATCCGGCAAAATATTTTGTTACTGACCGTGACAAAATGCAGAAAGCTATTTATAACATTGAGCTTGAGCTGGCGGAAAGATTAGAAGTCTTTCGAAAAGAAGAAAAGTATCTTGAAGCACAGCGTCTTGAGCAACGAACAAAGTTCGACATAGAAATGATGAAAGAAATTGGTTACTGTTCCGGAATTGAAAATTACTCGAGACATATGGATGGACGAGCACCCGGTTCGCGACCATTCAATTTGTTCGATTATTTTCCGGATGATTTTCTTTTGGTAATTGATGAATCACACGTTACTATTCCGCAAATCCGGGGGATGTATAATGGTGACAGAAGCAGAAAGAGTACTTTAGTTGAATACGGCTTTCGACTTCCATCTGCACTCGATAACAGACCGATGAAATACGAAGAATTTATGGAAATGTTAAACCAGGTAATTTTTGTAAGTGCAACTCCCGGCGATTATGAACTTGAAATGAGCGGCGGAGTTATTGTTGAACAAATTATCCGCCCGACGGGATTGCTTGACCCTGAGATTGAAGTTCGTCCAATCAAAGGACAGATAGATGATCTGATAGATGAAATAAGAACAAGAGCACATAAAAAGGAACGCACACTTGTTACAACACTAACAAAAAAGATGGCAGAAGATCTCGCTGATTATCTTGATAAAATAAAAATTAATGTTCGTTACATTCACAGCGACATCGATTCCCTGGAAAGAGTAGAAATACTTCGCGATTTAAGATTAGGTGAATTTGATGTTCTTGTTGGAGTCAACTTGTTGAGAGAAGGATTAGATCTTCCAGAAGTTTCACTCGTTGCAATTATCGATGCTGACAAAGAAGGATTCCTCAGAAGCGAGAGATCGCTTATGCAGGTTGCCGGAAGAACTGCACGAAACGTAAATGGGAAAGTAATTATGTATGCTGATGTAATTACTCAATCAATGCAGAAGACAATATCTGAAACAAACCGCAGGAGAAAACTTCAGAAAAAATATAACGAGCAGCACAATATCATTCCGGCAACTATATATAAAAGCATGGAAGAGATTCTCGCCTCGACTTCACTTGCAGAAGTCAGAAAGAAAGACGAAAAAGAAGATTATGGATTTGCTAAAGTTGCTGAGCCAGTGTTGAAGTATATGAACAAAGAACAGAAAGAAGATTTGATTGAGCAGTTAAGAGAGCAGATGCGAAACGCTGCAAAAGATCTTGAGTTTGAAAAAGCTGCTTCTTTGAGAGATGAAATTTTAAGACTTGAAAAGATGGTCAAATAG
- the truA gene encoding tRNA pseudouridine(38-40) synthase TruA, whose translation MNNRRSDKKKFISKNKFSKKKKFSDRKDFSRFKLYVEYEGTRYSGWQKQENAKTIQGTIVKAALQIFGDDFIDLQGSGRTDSGVHALCQVAHLDVKTVLAPEIIRMKINDLLPYDINILEVEKTSNYFHARHNAKARSYLYQISRRRTAFGKNYVWWIKDKLDFNKMESASKLFIGMHDFSSFSDDDPEEKSTKVLIDDIHMKEEGDLILIRIVGSHFIWKMVRRIVGVLVEVGRGKKSEKDIMNYLSRKSDEVAKYTAPPSGLFLEKVLYEVEKFKEDFDSIIKV comes from the coding sequence ATGAATAACCGAAGATCTGATAAAAAGAAATTTATATCGAAGAATAAATTCAGTAAAAAGAAAAAGTTTTCAGATAGAAAAGATTTTTCTCGCTTCAAACTTTATGTCGAATACGAAGGAACTCGATACTCGGGCTGGCAGAAACAGGAAAATGCAAAGACAATTCAAGGAACAATAGTAAAAGCAGCTCTGCAAATATTCGGTGATGACTTTATTGATTTGCAAGGTTCAGGTAGAACAGACAGCGGAGTTCATGCACTTTGCCAGGTCGCTCATCTTGATGTGAAAACTGTTTTAGCTCCCGAAATAATCAGGATGAAGATTAATGATTTACTTCCATATGACATTAATATTCTTGAAGTAGAAAAAACTTCAAATTACTTTCACGCAAGACACAATGCAAAAGCACGCAGCTATCTTTACCAGATTTCAAGAAGAAGAACAGCTTTTGGTAAAAATTATGTATGGTGGATAAAAGACAAACTCGATTTTAATAAAATGGAATCAGCATCAAAGTTATTTATTGGTATGCACGATTTTTCATCTTTCTCTGATGATGATCCAGAAGAAAAATCAACCAAAGTATTGATCGACGATATTCATATGAAAGAAGAAGGTGATTTAATCCTGATAAGAATAGTGGGATCTCATTTTATCTGGAAAATGGTAAGAAGAATTGTCGGAGTTTTGGTTGAAGTTGGAAGAGGAAAGAAATCTGAAAAAGATATAATGAATTATCTGAGCAGAAAATCGGATGAAGTTGCAAAGTACACAGCTCCGCCATCTGGATTGTTTTTGGAAAAGGTTTTATATGAAGTGGAAAAGTTTAAAGAAGACTTTGATTCGATAATAAAAGTCTAA
- a CDS encoding anion transporter: protein MTTTAIIIFIITFLGIIYTRLPKVNIDRPSAAFFGAVAMILFGVLTFDEAVSAIDFNTIALLLGMMIVIAVLELDGFFTFIAEKTISLSKSRNQLLTIIVFVTGLASAFLVNDAVVLLFTPVIIQICRSAKLNPIPYLIAEIFASNIGSAMTITGNPQNILIGMQSGIPYTYFLLHLLPVSLIGMFLIVLVIKPFFRNEFKSENHLQFQGDEFNYNFKSMKISVPIFIGILILFFFSHTFNISIPLIALAGASIILIFGKIKPSKVIKEVDWVLLLFFAGLFIVVHGIEKVGVLDQFIENTPVSDNLEGIVSLHALSLFLSQIVSNVPYTILMLPILKSASSDLLWLSLASAATLAGNATIIGAVANIIVIEVAKKHEIEIGFWQFFKVGIIVTIITLFISILILYLQLSYSLL, encoded by the coding sequence ATGACTACGACAGCAATTATAATTTTTATCATCACTTTTCTCGGGATAATTTATACCCGTCTCCCAAAAGTAAATATTGACAGACCATCAGCAGCATTCTTCGGTGCTGTGGCAATGATTCTTTTTGGTGTGCTTACATTTGATGAAGCCGTATCAGCAATCGACTTCAACACAATTGCACTTCTGCTCGGAATGATGATAGTAATTGCCGTACTTGAGTTAGACGGATTCTTCACGTTCATCGCGGAGAAAACAATTTCTCTTTCAAAAAGCAGAAACCAGCTTTTAACCATAATTGTTTTTGTAACTGGATTAGCGAGTGCATTCCTTGTTAATGATGCGGTAGTTTTACTTTTTACACCTGTAATAATTCAGATTTGCAGGTCAGCAAAGCTTAATCCCATTCCATATTTGATTGCCGAAATATTTGCATCAAACATTGGCAGTGCAATGACCATAACAGGAAATCCTCAAAATATTTTAATTGGAATGCAATCGGGAATTCCGTACACCTATTTTTTGCTTCATCTTCTTCCGGTTTCTTTGATCGGGATGTTTCTGATTGTTTTAGTTATCAAGCCCTTCTTCCGGAATGAATTCAAAAGTGAAAACCACCTTCAATTTCAGGGAGATGAATTCAATTACAATTTTAAGTCGATGAAAATTTCCGTGCCGATTTTTATCGGAATATTAATTCTGTTCTTCTTCAGCCATACTTTTAATATTTCAATTCCACTGATTGCATTAGCCGGAGCTTCCATAATTCTGATTTTCGGAAAGATAAAACCTTCAAAAGTTATAAAAGAAGTCGACTGGGTTTTGCTTTTATTTTTTGCAGGACTTTTTATTGTTGTCCATGGAATTGAGAAAGTCGGAGTTCTTGATCAGTTTATTGAAAACACTCCAGTCAGTGATAATTTAGAAGGAATAGTTAGTCTTCATGCGTTGAGTTTGTTTCTCTCTCAAATTGTAAGCAATGTTCCATATACAATTCTGATGCTTCCTATTTTAAAATCAGCATCAAGTGATTTGCTCTGGCTGTCATTAGCATCAGCAGCAACGCTGGCAGGCAATGCAACCATAATCGGTGCAGTTGCAAATATTATTGTAATTGAAGTTGCAAAGAAACACGAAATTGAAATCGGATTCTGGCAGTTTTTTAAAGTTGGAATCATAGTTACAATAATTACACTTTTCATTTCTATTTTGATTCTCTATCTGCAACTGTCATACTCATTATTATAG
- a CDS encoding 6-carboxytetrahydropterin synthase yields MKIAKEFRWEMGHRLPEHFGQCKNIHGHSYKMLVEFDGELNKDEMIIDYYDVEKIINPIIEKLDHSFMVNKNDKVVIEFLEKMNSKKVVVDFQSTAENICLYMLNEIEKASLPENVNEIKVRVYETSHDYAEESLKIR; encoded by the coding sequence ATGAAAATCGCAAAAGAATTCAGATGGGAAATGGGGCACAGGCTTCCCGAACATTTCGGGCAGTGTAAAAATATTCACGGTCATTCTTACAAAATGCTTGTCGAGTTTGACGGTGAACTGAATAAAGACGAAATGATAATTGATTATTATGATGTTGAAAAAATCATCAACCCGATAATTGAAAAGCTCGATCATTCTTTTATGGTGAACAAGAATGATAAGGTTGTTATTGAGTTTTTAGAAAAGATGAATTCAAAAAAGGTAGTAGTTGATTTTCAGTCAACCGCAGAGAACATTTGTCTTTATATGCTTAATGAGATTGAGAAAGCATCATTGCCGGAAAATGTGAATGAAATAAAAGTACGTGTTTATGAAACTTCTCACGATTATGCAGAGGAATCGTTAAAAATCAGATGA
- a CDS encoding radical SAM protein produces the protein MLKINEIYHSIQGESTSAGRLCVFVRLTYCNLRCTYCDTEYAFYEGKDFSVEQVIDEVEKYNCKLVEVTGGEPLVQMDECLELMKRLCDLGYEVMIETGGSLPIKDIDHRVKIIMDLKCPSSGMEKKNLYENVNYLHAKDELKFVIGNREDYEWSVDVIKKYNLQRKCIILFSVVFSKLEPVELVNWILEDKLEVRFQLQMHKYIWDPQTKGV, from the coding sequence ATGCTCAAAATCAACGAAATATATCACTCAATACAGGGAGAAAGCACAAGTGCGGGAAGACTGTGTGTTTTCGTCCGGCTGACTTACTGCAATCTCCGATGCACTTACTGCGATACTGAATATGCTTTCTATGAAGGAAAGGATTTTTCGGTCGAACAGGTTATTGATGAAGTTGAAAAATACAATTGCAAGCTGGTTGAAGTAACCGGCGGTGAACCTCTTGTTCAAATGGATGAATGTCTCGAGCTGATGAAGCGACTCTGCGATCTTGGATATGAAGTGATGATTGAAACAGGTGGGAGTCTTCCGATTAAAGACATTGATCATCGAGTGAAAATAATTATGGATTTGAAATGTCCTTCCAGCGGAATGGAAAAGAAAAATCTTTATGAGAATGTTAATTATCTGCACGCAAAAGATGAACTTAAATTTGTAATCGGCAATCGCGAAGATTATGAATGGTCAGTTGATGTAATAAAAAAATATAATCTGCAGAGAAAATGTATCATACTTTTCTCTGTCGTTTTTAGTAAGCTTGAACCTGTTGAACTTGTGAACTGGATATTGGAAGATAAGCTCGAGGTAAGATTTCAACTTCAGATGCATAAATACATCTGGGATCCACAGACAAAAGGAGTATAG
- the rpsT gene encoding 30S ribosomal protein S20, translating into MATHKSAEKRIRVSARRQVVNKAAESRIKSSVKKVLATTNKEEAEKFYKEAVSILDKGTLKGLIKKNTASRKKSLITRHLNSLQKKA; encoded by the coding sequence ATGGCAACTCATAAATCGGCTGAAAAAAGAATCAGAGTAAGTGCAAGAAGACAGGTAGTTAACAAAGCGGCAGAATCCAGAATTAAATCAAGTGTTAAAAAAGTTTTAGCAACTACGAACAAAGAAGAAGCAGAGAAATTTTACAAAGAAGCTGTCAGCATTTTAGATAAAGGAACTTTAAAAGGTCTTATTAAAAAGAACACCGCTTCACGAAAAAAATCCCTGATTACAAGACACCTGAACAGCTTGCAGAAAAAAGCGTAA
- a CDS encoding NTP transferase domain-containing protein, which produces MQNNDKKEIVKNIKKLSSPFNSKCKELTIILAAGHGKRIKSQRSKMLHTIWGIPTVERVHIACTKAVKGINSVVVVGIKALDVINVLGKKSNTAYAYQEEQNGTGHAVQVALKNIKKFPDDGIVYVLPGDMGLIDAETLKSFRKSFIDSKADMIVLTGIYNGDPEQNNYGRILRVKEFDTRGTRSLGDKGKVIEIIEHKDILALPADKSYEAVYKGSKYSFTKEELINNSEYNSGVFAFRYGKLKELISKLKSENVQKEIYLTDLISLFNEKNYSVAAESPEKDYVVMGFNNKSVLKEMEAIARKNVYEKLKDIIEIEDPDDFFIHEKVVDNILMADKKYTALDVVVGKGVHIGKDVDLNFNLQLGKDVFVDGKVLFGKNVSVSRNVHLSCYPGQTLKIGNDVQILWGDIIKGNIIIGDGSRIESSVNMTGSDEFPLRIGKNVLIKGTSYIFGSKIADKLFIEHSILVKKKVRAVKDKKGNIQPVRYFVPESEGESAIQDM; this is translated from the coding sequence ATGCAAAACAACGACAAAAAAGAAATTGTAAAAAACATAAAGAAATTATCTTCGCCATTTAATTCTAAATGCAAAGAGCTGACAATAATTCTTGCCGCCGGACATGGGAAAAGAATAAAATCCCAGCGTTCAAAAATGCTGCATACAATCTGGGGAATTCCAACAGTTGAAAGAGTCCACATCGCCTGCACAAAAGCTGTAAAAGGAATTAACTCAGTTGTGGTTGTCGGAATAAAAGCTCTCGATGTGATAAATGTTCTCGGGAAGAAATCAAACACAGCTTACGCATACCAGGAAGAACAGAACGGAACCGGACACGCAGTTCAGGTTGCTTTAAAAAACATAAAGAAATTTCCTGACGATGGAATTGTTTATGTTCTACCGGGAGATATGGGATTGATCGATGCTGAAACTCTTAAAAGCTTCAGAAAAAGTTTTATTGATTCTAAAGCTGATATGATCGTTCTTACAGGAATTTACAACGGCGATCCGGAACAGAATAATTACGGTAGAATACTTCGAGTAAAAGAATTTGATACAAGAGGAACAAGATCGCTTGGCGACAAAGGAAAAGTCATTGAAATTATTGAACATAAAGATATTCTCGCTCTTCCTGCTGATAAATCTTACGAAGCTGTCTACAAAGGAAGCAAATACTCTTTCACTAAAGAGGAATTAATTAATAACAGCGAATATAACTCCGGTGTGTTTGCTTTTCGATACGGCAAGCTGAAAGAGTTGATAAGCAAACTAAAAAGCGAAAACGTTCAGAAAGAAATTTACCTAACCGATTTAATTTCATTATTTAATGAAAAAAATTATTCGGTTGCTGCTGAAAGTCCTGAAAAAGATTACGTCGTGATGGGCTTCAATAATAAGTCTGTGCTGAAAGAAATGGAAGCGATTGCCCGGAAGAATGTATACGAGAAGCTTAAAGATATAATCGAAATTGAAGACCCCGACGATTTCTTTATCCACGAAAAAGTCGTTGATAATATTTTAATGGCAGATAAAAAATATACAGCTCTCGATGTTGTTGTCGGAAAAGGCGTTCACATCGGGAAAGATGTGGATTTGAATTTCAATCTTCAGCTTGGTAAAGATGTTTTTGTTGACGGTAAAGTTTTGTTTGGAAAGAATGTTTCCGTAAGTCGTAACGTTCATCTTTCCTGTTACCCGGGGCAAACACTTAAAATTGGTAACGATGTGCAAATCCTCTGGGGAGATATTATCAAAGGAAATATTATTATCGGTGATGGCTCACGGATTGAATCCAGCGTTAATATGACCGGCAGCGATGAATTCCCGCTGCGGATAGGAAAGAACGTTTTGATAAAAGGAACCTCGTACATTTTCGGATCAAAGATAGCCGACAAACTTTTTATCGAGCACAGCATACTTGTAAAAAAGAAAGTCCGCGCAGTGAAAGATAAAAAGGGAAATATACAGCCTGTGAGATATTTTGTGCCGGAGAGTGAGGGGGAGAGCGCAATTCAAGATATGTAA